The genomic stretch AGTGTACCTTGGCCTTTTTCTGCCCGGGGAATGGATGAcatcggtccgatcgagcccaTTGCTTCAAACAAGCAcaagttcattttagtggccattgattacttcataaaatgggtagaggctgcatctaacaaagctgtaaccaagaaagtcatcacggactttgtcaaggattgtattgtttgccgattcggagttcccgagtccattatcactgataatgccgccaatctcaacagtgacctgatgaaatccatgtgtgcaaccttcaaaatcaagcccAAAAACTCTATATCATACAAGCCTCAAATGAATGAAGATGTGGAACCtgccaataaaaacatcaagaagatactaaggaagatggtagaaaatcacaaacggTTGCATGAGAAGTTGCCTTTTGCCCTATTGGGGTACTGCACTATTGtctgcacatcaactggggcaactccctatttactagtttatggtaccgaagctgtcattccagctgaggtagagattcctctttaagaatcatacaggaagccgaactcagcgatgcagaatggaaaAAGAGCCGCTATGAGCAACTGGCCCTTATaaacggaaagagaatgaacgcagtatgtcatggtcaactttattaaaatagaatgtccagatctttcaacaaaagggtcaaaccaagacaattcacaccgggatAGTTGTGCtgaagaagattttcccacatcaagatgaatccaaagggaaattctctcagcactcatacttgcaaaaatggacgaggaagtttggccaaaaccaatcaattgagacgtagtcaagagatactatgtttagattgtttacattcctTCATATGATTTAACTAAACTACGCTTGACCCGATTCCCATTTAAggggggatacgtaggcagctctatgggttcggtcatatcttaataaaattttcatgtCCCCCAGCaccaaaaactggggcagaattttgaggaggaacctcaaaattttggagcaagtccagccaatgccatCATACGCCAGACAGTCacaaattggttaagaaactagagcagaattttgagaaggattctcaaaattccgtaaAGGGGTTCTCAAATCCCAGAGAAGGTTCAACAAGTTTCATCGCACCATCGgtcctagtcccgccagaacctgggagacctctgctactctatctatctatataagAAGGAGctttcagatgtgttttgggacaacatgacgagacgaTAATAAAGCAGAAaaccatatactacttgagtaagaaattcacaccttatgaagcacgatactctctgctggaacACACTTGTTGTGCTTTAACCTGGACAGCtgagaaattgaggcattacttctatgcatataccacgtacctcatatccaggatggaccctatgaagtacatcttttagaagcccatgccaacTGGGAAGTGAGCCAAGTGgtagatactgttaagtgagttcgatatcgtctatgtaactcagaaggcggtcaaaggacaagcataagtggaccatcttgctgaaaatcctgtgggaggagaatacgaacccttgaaaacttattttcctaatgaagaagtatcattcataggagaggacattgctgagCTTAcaacggttggagaatgttcttcgatggagctgcaaacttcaaaggagtaggcatcagagcagttttggtatcagaaacaggtcagATTTACCTTGTATCTGTGAAGCTTAGGTTTCCATggaccaacaacatggcagaatacaaagcttgcatcatggggcttaatctggccatcgatatgaatatacaagagcTATTGGTAATTGGTGATTTGGATCTTCTAGTACAtgaggttcaaggagaatgggctacgaagaacaccaagatactgccatacttgtatcatgtgcaggAGTTAATGAAGAGATTCATAAAGATAGAATTAAAACATGCGcccaaaattcaaaatgaggTCACAGACGCACTAACCACCttatcatcaatgatacaacatctagacaagaatttcatcgatcccatcaTGGCGAAAATCCATAACCAGCCGgattactgtgctcatgttgaagaagaaacagatggaaaaccttggttccacgacgtcaaagaatatttggcgagaggagaatatccagagcaagcaaaccatactcagaaatgAACTCTGCGGAGgctatccaatcacttcttccaaagaGGAGGGACCCTATATAGAAGAACTCCTAATCTGGGGatgttaaggtgtgttgacgcaaaagAAACTTCCAGATTGCTCGAGGAGATACATGCTGgaacttgtggaccacatatgaatggttttgttctagccaagaaaatactcagagTTGGATACTTTTGGATTACTATAGAAACAGATTACATCCGATACGTACAAAAATACCACCAGTGCcaggtacatgcagacatgataaatgtaccaccaaacgagcttaatgcaataAGTGTACCTTGGCCTTTTACTGCccagggaatggatgtcatcggtccgatcgagcccaTTGCTTCAAACAAGCAcaagttcattttagtggccattgattacttcataaaatgggtagaggctgcatcttacaaagctgtaaccaagaaagtcatcgcggACTTTGTCAAGGATTGTATTATTTGCTGATTCGGaattcccgagtccattatcactgataatgccgccaatctcaacagtgacctgatgaaagccatgtgtgcaaccttcaaaatcaagcacaaaaagtCTACATCATACAAGCCTCAAATGAATGAAGATGTGGAACCtgccaataaaaacatcaagaagatactaaggaagatggtagaaaataaCAAACGATTGCACGAGAAGTTGCCTTTTGCCCTATTGGGGTACTGCACTATTGtctgcacatcaactggggcaactccctatttactagtttatggtaccgaagctgtcattccaGCTGAGGTAGAGATTCCTCTTTAAGAACCATACAGGAAGccaaactcagcgatgcagaatggaaaAAAGAGTCTCTATGAGCAACTGGCCCTTATaaacggaaagagaatgaacgcagtatgtcatggtcaactttatcaaaacaaaatgtccagagctttcaacaaaagggtcaaaccaagataaTTCACACCGGGATAGTTGTGCtgaagaagattttcccacatcaagatgaatccaaagggaaattctctcagcactcatacttgcaaaaatggacgaGGAAGTTTGGCCTAAACCAATCAATTGAgacgtagtcaagagatactatgtttagattgtttacattcctTCATATGATTTAACTAAACTACGCTTGACccgattcccatttaagaggggatacgtaggcagctctatgggttcggtcatatcttaataaaattttcatgtCCCCCAACaccaaaaactggggcagaattttgaggaggaacctcaaaattctggagcaagtccagccaatgccatCATATGCCAGACAGTCacaaattggttaagaaactagagcagaattttgagaaggattctcaaaattccgtaaAGGGATTCTCAAATCCCAGAGAAGGTTCAACAAGTTTCATCGCACGCAAACAACAAAGGAtcatttaccaaactggggcagaattttgaggaggaccctcaaaattctaatacaagaaagctgcaatgtctttaaaatgtgttacagtcattggttcatctaaaattactcaaTATTTCACTatattttctaaaataactctactttcatcaataagtgcatagttttgaaaactctatttccatgaCAGCCAGGTATTATCTAGGGCAACTCAAATAGGGCCTCCAAAATGGAGCGAAGCAAAGCCAGCAGACAAAGGCACAAACCAACCTACCCTCACAAAACTTACGATTTTTCTGTGGATGCAGGCGTGGTGAACGTAATAGAAGTATTCACAAACATACACATATCAAAGTCACTATCAATCAAGCTACCAGacacaaatatatctccagctaagaaatattctactcctatTTGCTACCTGTtcactacataaggctaagcattaccttctccttgcatgagactaagacttgtctcaaatcttgcatgaggctaaaccctgcctccatatttgcataaggctaagcattgccttctccttacatgagactaagccttgtctcaaatcttgcatgaggttaagcgctgcttccatatttgcataaggctaagcattgccttctccttgcatgagactaagccttgtctcaaatcttgcatgaggctaagccctacctccacatCTGCATAAGGCaaagcattgccttctccttgcacaatactaagccatgtctccaatcttgcatgaagctaagccctgcctccatatctgcataaggctaagtactaccttctccttgcatgagactaagccttgtctcaaatcttggatgaggctaagccctgcctccatatctgcataaggctaagcactaccttctctttgcatgagactaatctctatctcaaatct from Nicotiana sylvestris chromosome 12, ASM39365v2, whole genome shotgun sequence encodes the following:
- the LOC138883911 gene encoding uncharacterized protein; this translates as MFFDGAANFKGVGIRAVLVSETGQIYLVSVKLRFPWTNNMAEYKACIMGLNLAIDMNIQELLVIGDLDLLVHEVQGEWATKNTKILPYLYHVQELMKRFIKIELKHAPKIQNEVTDALTTLSSMIQHLDKNFIDPIMAKIHNQPDYCAHVEEETDGKPWFHDVKEYLARGEYPEQANHTQK